The Synergistaceae bacterium genomic interval TGCAATAATCACACTTCACAGAGCAAAAAAATTTTTTATCGCAATAATTTCTTCACTCGCAAAAAAATTCGGACAAGTTTTCATAATGCGTTATAATAAGTCGTTATCAAAAATTTTTCACACGCACATAAAATATGTAAGGAGGCTTTTACTATGTCAGCAGTAAAGAAAAAAAATTACGGAATAGAACTAACAGAAGATAATTTACTCAACATCAACGGAGGAATTAACGGCGGTCTTGATAGAATGCGCGTACAATGTCCCGTAGACGGCTGTAATTTCGAGTGCAACACATTTCACGAAATGAATATACATATGCGGACTAATCACCCCGAACGCTGTTAAAAAAAATTTGCGCACTAGTCAGCATTGTTATAAAATTGTTTTATCTTTTACTACAATAAATTATTGAATTTTATGGAGGCATGCGCATGATTGATTTATACGCTGTCGGTGAAATGGTCATTGACTTCATACCGGGAAGCGAAGAAGCCAGCTATATACGTAAGGCCGGCGGAGCTCCTGCTAATGTAGCTATTGCAGCTGCTAAAAATGGTCTTACTGCTGCTATGTGCTGCAAGGTCGGTGATGATAATTTCGGCCATTTCCTTATGGATACACTAGCAAAATATAACGTAGAAGCGATTTGTAAAGATTTGTGCAAGGACGCTGTTACTACTATGGCATTTGTTACGCTCGCTGCAAACGGTGAGAGGGTCTTTACTTTCGCACGCAAACCAGGAGCAGACATGATGTTGGAAGAGCAGGACGTGAAAGAATCTGACATCAATAATTCAGCAATAGTTCACGCCGGTTCATGTTCGTTATCAGCACAGCCGGAAAAAGACGCTACAATCAAGGCAATGAGACTCGCTCACGAAAATAATAAGCTCGTCAGCTTCGATATAAATTATCGCAATATCATGTGGAATGATGACGTTGATGCATGTGTCAAAGCAGTTAAAAGCGTTCTTAAATATGTAGACTTGCTGAAATTGTCGGGCGAAGAAATTGACATGATGGGCGGAGAAAGTAATTTACGCGCTCTAATGGAGGTCTATAAAATTTCGGTAATCGTTGAGACTCTCGGCAAGGACGGCGCAAAAGCATTCTTCAATAATGATATTTTGCAAGTTCCCGGCTTCAGAGTTCATGCGGTTGATGCAACTGGCTGCGGAGATGCTTTCTGGGGTGCGTTCCTGTCAAAATTGCGTCTTGATGGCGTGAGTAAAATTTCTGACCTTAGCGACGACATTATCAAATCTGCAATGACTTACGGCAATGTTTCCGGCTGTATCTGCGTTCAGAGCAAAGGCGCAATCGAGTCAATTCCTACACGCAAGCAAATAGAAGAGTTTATCAGAAAGAATAATATATCATGAGCATAATTTCACCGTCTTTAATTTGTCTTGATATGTGCAATCTTGAGAGTCAGATTAGGATTCTTGAGCAGGCCGGAATTAATACACTTCACGTCGATATTCTTGACGGCCATTTTTCGCCGAGTATGCCTCTTGGACTTGACACCGTAAGGCAATTGCGCGCGAAAACGAATTTAAATTTTGACTGTCATATCATGGTAACTGAGCAGGATTATTTTGTTGATGAGCTGTTGGATATTGGTGTCCAGCAGCTTATTTTTCACGCCGAGACACAGCCGCATATTGATGGAATGTTGAACCGCATTCACTCGCGCGGAGTCAAAGCAGGTGTCGCACTCAAGCCCGCAACGCCATTAAGCACTCTCGATTATGTGCTCGAAAAATGTGATACGGTTCTGTTAATGCTGATTAACCCCGGTTACGCGTTTGTGAAGGGTGAACAGCAAGTCCCATACGCACAGAAAAAAATTACTGATTTGCGAAATATGATTCATACCCGCAGACTTGATACTAAAATTGAGCTTGACGGACGAATCAGCGAGAAAAATATTTTAGACTGGGGCAAAACAGGACTCGCAGACATTTTCGTAACAGGCAGCACGTGTTT includes:
- a CDS encoding carbohydrate kinase, with amino-acid sequence MIDLYAVGEMVIDFIPGSEEASYIRKAGGAPANVAIAAAKNGLTAAMCCKVGDDNFGHFLMDTLAKYNVEAICKDLCKDAVTTMAFVTLAANGERVFTFARKPGADMMLEEQDVKESDINNSAIVHAGSCSLSAQPEKDATIKAMRLAHENNKLVSFDINYRNIMWNDDVDACVKAVKSVLKYVDLLKLSGEEIDMMGGESNLRALMEVYKISVIVETLGKDGAKAFFNNDILQVPGFRVHAVDATGCGDAFWGAFLSKLRLDGVSKISDLSDDIIKSAMTYGNVSGCICVQSKGAIESIPTRKQIEEFIRKNNIS
- a CDS encoding ribulose-phosphate 3-epimerase — its product is MSIISPSLICLDMCNLESQIRILEQAGINTLHVDILDGHFSPSMPLGLDTVRQLRAKTNLNFDCHIMVTEQDYFVDELLDIGVQQLIFHAETQPHIDGMLNRIHSRGVKAGVALKPATPLSTLDYVLEKCDTVLLMLINPGYAFVKGEQQVPYAQKKITDLRNMIHTRRLDTKIELDGRISEKNILDWGKTGLADIFVTGSTCLKRDDLFNSLRRLQTL